The following DNA comes from Micromonospora chokoriensis.
CTCTTCACGCGACCAGTTGCGCTCGGGTAGCCAGTTCACGGCCTCCACGAGCATGTCGACCAAGAATTCGGAATCGGCCGAGGTGGCCGCGCGGATGCCGAGGTCAGTCACCGCCGAAGCCTCGCACACAACGCCTGGGGGCAGCAGCACTCACGCGTCAGCGTTGGTTACGACTGCTCGGCGACCTGGCTGACGAACGCCACCCACGCGGCCGGAGGGAAGGTCAGCGTCGGGCCCGATTGATCCTTCGAGTCGCGCACCGCGACGACGCCGGGAATGTTGTCGGCAACCTCGACGCAGTCGCCGCCGTTGGAGCTACTACGGGTGCTCTTGCGCCACAGGGCGCCGGTCAGGTCAGCCATGATCTTGCCTCTAGAAAGTCGATGGTTTGACGGCGAGAGAGAGCCACCGAGCGCAGCGTATCCCAGGTGGCCCAAAGGGTAGCGGTGTCATTCGTCAGCCGTCCTGCAAGCTGATCGTCGAGGTAGGCGACATCGCCGTCTTCAGTTGTGGCGATAACGAACGGCCCTGCTTGTCCGGCGTGGAGGCCCGCGTCCAGCGGCAGCACGTGAAGAAGCACGTTCGGCCGCTGAGCCATCGTTACCAGGTGGTCTAGCTGCGGGTTCATAATCTCCGGGTCGCCACGGCGAAGAGCGAATTCGTCAATTACCGCGACGAAGAGCGGGGGCTTGCGTCGCTCCAGCACCGCCGTTTGCCTGCGTAGTCGGGTCGCGACGTAGTCCGCGACCTCGTCCGGGCCAAGCATCCCGCTTGCTAGTACCGCCGAGGCGTAATCGGGGGTTTGCAACAGGCCAGGGATGACCGCCACCTGAAAGGCGCGCAGGGCGGACGCCTGAAGTTCGGTCTCAACCCACGGCCGTAGCCAGGCCGGCTCCCGCCGCTTCAAAACGTCCGGCCAAATGTCCTCAGTCTCACGGCCGAGCGCGGCTGCTGCGGCTGCGCGGTGGCGTGGGTGTGGCACTCGGCCAGGGTTGACCCAGCGCGCCACCGTCTTCGGATCTACGCCGACCTGCTCCGCGAGACTTTCGACGGTCTCACCCGTGTCGGCCAATGCCGCTCGTAGCGCCTGGTTCACACCCACCTCCGCGTGGACGTCTCCAACGTCTATAGAACGTATAGCTACGTGGTGTAGCCGTCTAGCTCCAGACGGCAAAGTGCTTTGTAGGCGGCGCGTCCGGTAGACCTGTATTCGGCGGACGCGTTCGTAAGCGGGGCCGCCCCTGTCGGGCGAGCGCTCACAGGGGCGGCCCTTCCCAATGACGATCAGGGGAGCACCGTGCCAGACCAGCCACCCGAACCGAAGCCCGATCCCAAGCCCCAACCGGTCCCGCCGTCGTCGCCGGGCATGCCCTGGCCATCAGGGCCCATCGTTCCGCCCTGGCCGGTCAACGGACTCAACCGCACTCCTGACAGCCCCTGGGTTGC
Coding sequences within:
- a CDS encoding DUF5753 domain-containing protein; this encodes MNQALRAALADTGETVESLAEQVGVDPKTVARWVNPGRVPHPRHRAAAAAALGRETEDIWPDVLKRREPAWLRPWVETELQASALRAFQVAVIPGLLQTPDYASAVLASGMLGPDEVADYVATRLRRQTAVLERRKPPLFVAVIDEFALRRGDPEIMNPQLDHLVTMAQRPNVLLHVLPLDAGLHAGQAGPFVIATTEDGDVAYLDDQLAGRLTNDTATLWATWDTLRSVALSRRQTIDFLEARSWLT
- a CDS encoding DUF397 domain-containing protein, with amino-acid sequence MADLTGALWRKSTRSSSNGGDCVEVADNIPGVVAVRDSKDQSGPTLTFPPAAWVAFVSQVAEQS